From the genome of Patescibacteria group bacterium, one region includes:
- the ftsZ gene encoding cell division protein FtsZ, producing the protein MEIKPEIQTFANIKVVGVGGSGGAAVNRMINSKIKGVEFITINTDVQALHYSQANKKLHIGKTLTRGLGAGMDPETGAKAAEENQNDIRDVLKGADMVFLTCGLGGGTGSGATPVIASIAKELGALTVAVVTKPFSFEGAQRKTIADQAWGKLAEKVDTIITIQNDRLLQIIDKKTSLLEAFSIVDDVLHQAIQGISELVTVPGLINVDFADVKAIMKDQGTALMGIGQASGDNRAVEAAKAAISSPLLELSMDGANGVLFIIAGGPDLSMHEVNEAAKIITASAESDAKIIFGAIIDDDLGDQMKITVIATGFDSNSPKNREADIKVIKREEITYKPNQFLAEENDKESEEKSKKKIKEDYKISVSKKDNEAAEEDLDIPAFIRKKMG; encoded by the coding sequence ATGGAAATAAAGCCCGAAATTCAAACATTTGCTAATATTAAAGTAGTCGGCGTAGGCGGCAGTGGCGGCGCAGCTGTTAATCGTATGATCAATTCCAAAATCAAAGGCGTTGAATTTATAACGATTAATACTGATGTTCAGGCTTTGCATTATTCTCAGGCCAATAAGAAATTACATATTGGCAAAACTTTAACCCGTGGCTTGGGCGCAGGCATGGATCCCGAGACTGGGGCAAAAGCAGCTGAAGAAAACCAAAATGACATTAGAGATGTTTTAAAGGGCGCAGATATGGTTTTTTTGACTTGCGGTTTGGGTGGCGGCACTGGCAGTGGGGCAACGCCAGTTATTGCGAGCATAGCCAAAGAATTGGGAGCACTGACAGTTGCTGTAGTTACTAAGCCTTTTTCTTTTGAAGGCGCGCAACGTAAAACAATAGCTGATCAAGCCTGGGGAAAATTAGCTGAAAAAGTTGATACCATTATTACTATTCAAAATGATCGCTTGCTGCAGATTATTGATAAAAAGACTTCATTGCTTGAAGCCTTTTCAATAGTTGATGATGTCTTGCATCAAGCTATCCAAGGCATTTCAGAATTAGTAACAGTGCCTGGTTTAATCAATGTTGACTTTGCCGATGTAAAAGCTATTATGAAAGATCAAGGCACTGCGTTGATGGGCATTGGCCAGGCCAGCGGTGATAACCGTGCAGTGGAAGCTGCGAAGGCAGCTATCTCCAGCCCTTTGCTGGAATTATCTATGGATGGGGCAAATGGCGTCTTATTCATTATTGCCGGCGGTCCTGATCTTAGCATGCACGAAGTTAATGAGGCAGCCAAGATTATTACTGCTTCAGCTGAAAGTGATGCCAAAATTATTTTTGGCGCTATTATTGACGATGATTTGGGAGATCAGATGAAGATTACTGTGATTGCAACCGGCTTTGATTCAAATTCTCCAAAAAACAGGGAGGCTGATATAAAAGTTATAAAACGCGAGGAAATAACCTATAAGCCTAACCAATTTTTGGCTGAAGAAAATGATAAGGAATCAGAGGAAAAAAGTAAAAAGAAAATTAAGGAAGATTATAAAATTTCAGTTTCCAAAAAAGACAATGAAGCAGCTGAAGAAGATTTGGATATTCCAGCCTTCATCAGGAAAAAAATGGGATAA
- the nrdR gene encoding transcriptional regulator NrdR — translation MKCPVCNYKETKVVDSRVASDEITIRRRRECLKCGFRFSTYEQVELLDLMVIKRDGHKESYSRDKVEQGLKKAFEKRPISEEAFKILVNKIERNIQALKKSEITSQEIGEIIIKELKKKDPVAYIRFASVYRAFEDLQTFQKEINAVFGKKKNRGSNSEKFTRKNVKN, via the coding sequence ATGAAATGTCCAGTCTGCAATTATAAAGAGACAAAAGTCGTAGATTCCCGCGTGGCTTCTGACGAAATAACCATAAGAAGACGGCGGGAATGCTTAAAATGTGGTTTTCGGTTTAGTACCTATGAACAAGTTGAGCTCTTGGATTTAATGGTCATTAAGCGGGACGGGCACAAAGAAAGCTATTCCCGTGATAAGGTTGAACAAGGCTTGAAAAAAGCTTTTGAAAAAAGGCCAATTTCTGAAGAAGCTTTTAAAATTTTAGTTAATAAAATAGAAAGAAATATTCAGGCTTTGAAGAAAAGCGAGATTACCAGCCAGGAAATCGGGGAAATAATTATTAAGGAATTAAAGAAAAAAGACCCCGTCGCTTATATAAGATTTGCTTCAGTTTATCGGGCGTTTGAAGATTTGCAGACATTTCAAAAAGAAATCAATGCTGTTTTTGGCAAAAAGAAAAATAGGGGGTCAAACTCTGAAAAATTTACACGAAAGAACGTGAAAAATTAA